A region of Polyangiaceae bacterium DNA encodes the following proteins:
- a CDS encoding thioesterase, with protein MESRPLPPAPAWVHVPSSVAARLRLFVFPHSGSGAYPYRVMSTSLPPWVELSILQLPGRETLFNAPMYYAMKPLVDATARVILPKLELPYAFFGHSLGAHVAFELARELRHRNAALPRGLIASGTRAPHLPMRRMPLHDLPTPRFIEELRRYGGTPEAVLQNQELMDIFLPPLRADLTIFETFTHSPDEPFDFPIAVFGGRSDHRLDPDELEAWREHTRGRFSATFFDGGHFYLLERSRAAFLTSLRETLETFGS; from the coding sequence GTGGAAAGTCGCCCTTTGCCGCCTGCCCCTGCGTGGGTCCATGTTCCGTCTTCCGTGGCGGCGCGTCTGCGTTTGTTTGTCTTTCCGCACTCGGGAAGTGGCGCGTACCCATATCGCGTGATGAGCACGTCGCTGCCGCCGTGGGTCGAATTGTCGATTTTGCAATTGCCTGGCCGCGAGACGCTTTTCAATGCGCCGATGTATTACGCGATGAAGCCTCTCGTGGATGCCACGGCGCGAGTCATTCTTCCAAAACTCGAATTGCCCTATGCGTTTTTCGGACACAGCCTCGGCGCGCACGTCGCCTTCGAGCTCGCGCGCGAATTGCGCCACAGAAATGCGGCATTACCTCGCGGGCTGATTGCTTCGGGCACGCGAGCGCCCCATTTGCCCATGCGTAGAATGCCTCTTCACGACTTGCCAACGCCACGATTCATCGAAGAATTACGTCGTTATGGCGGAACCCCCGAGGCCGTCTTGCAGAATCAAGAGCTGATGGATATTTTTTTACCGCCCCTTCGCGCAGATCTCACGATATTCGAGACGTTTACTCATTCGCCCGACGAGCCTTTCGATTTCCCGATCGCAGTATTCGGTGGGCGAAGCGATCATCGCCTGGATCCGGACGAGCTCGAAGCCTGGCGCGAGCATACCCGGGGGCGTTTTTCCGCGACGTTTTTCGACGGAGGACACTTTTATTTGCTCGAACGATCGCGGGCGGCTTTTTTGACTTCCCTTCGAGAAACCCTGGAAACGTTTGGTTCATGA
- a CDS encoding TIGR02757 family protein: protein MPRMNTVRGRTLRAKTSVRRGRVASDEALRRALDDVRARCDVETRRAADPVHFVHRYDRREDQEIVALIASALAFGNVKALCAKIEDALARLGPHVARCADDAADVHARLSGFRHRLYRGEDLALLVVGARRMQRAHGTLGASFVHKLENGRTFREALGLWVTELRQRGGFPAFGADDNLGADHLLPDPAKGSAVKRLMLFLRWMVRPADGVDLGLWDVPASRLVIPLDTHIHKLSRNLGLTSRTAADYRAAEEITEALSRLDPSDPTKYDFSLCHLGMLQSCPSRKDAVRCEGCGVKPVCRHWQARASR, encoded by the coding sequence ATGCCCCGGATGAACACCGTGCGAGGGAGGACGCTGCGTGCAAAAACGTCCGTGCGACGTGGGCGCGTGGCTTCGGACGAGGCTCTCCGACGGGCGCTCGATGACGTTCGTGCGAGATGCGACGTCGAGACGCGTCGCGCAGCCGATCCGGTGCATTTCGTGCATCGTTACGATCGTCGTGAGGACCAAGAGATCGTCGCATTGATTGCTTCGGCGCTCGCATTCGGCAATGTAAAGGCGCTTTGCGCAAAAATCGAAGACGCTCTGGCACGCCTGGGTCCGCACGTTGCCCGCTGCGCAGATGACGCAGCCGATGTGCACGCTCGGCTTTCAGGATTTCGACATCGATTGTACCGCGGTGAGGACTTGGCGTTGCTCGTCGTCGGAGCTCGGCGCATGCAACGAGCGCATGGAACGCTTGGGGCTTCGTTCGTCCATAAATTGGAAAATGGCCGAACGTTTCGCGAGGCCTTGGGCCTATGGGTCACCGAATTGCGACAGCGGGGAGGATTTCCAGCATTCGGTGCCGACGACAATTTAGGAGCGGATCATCTCTTGCCCGATCCCGCAAAAGGTAGTGCCGTCAAACGCTTGATGCTTTTTTTGCGATGGATGGTGCGTCCAGCCGATGGCGTGGACCTCGGGTTATGGGATGTTCCTGCGTCTCGTCTCGTCATTCCGCTCGACACGCACATTCACAAGTTGTCTCGTAATCTCGGTTTGACCTCGCGCACGGCTGCTGATTATCGTGCGGCCGAAGAAATCACGGAGGCGCTCTCGCGTCTCGACCCGAGCGATCCCACCAAATACGATTTTTCCTTGTGTCACCTCGGGATGCTGCAATCCTGTCCTTCGCGAAAAGACGCGGTTCGTTGTGAAGGTTGCGGCGTGAAGCCCGTATGCAGGCATTGGCAAGCGCGGGCGTCGCGATGA
- a CDS encoding EI24 domain-containing protein: MNPPQNVSLVISERPGFRAGIRALFDGYRYLFRTPDIWPLAIVPIIVALILAVVFGVGSVQGALWLVAKYMTSDEPSVYFTIALVIVKILAVLVALAVALFLAFALGKPLSGPVLERIVRRVSTELGAPAWPAPTLAQDIFRSLQSSVVALVFTAPILVPLVAIGIIVPPAAVITTPLQFIVTAMGAAWDFCDYPLSIRGTPVSDRIEFVRRNKRAVMGFGMGLGLLLLLPCSLLVVLPAGVIGAAHLAVVLERWEAGERQRLSSASAQ, encoded by the coding sequence ATGAACCCTCCCCAAAACGTTTCCCTCGTCATTTCCGAGCGCCCTGGTTTTCGCGCTGGAATTCGGGCTCTTTTCGATGGATATCGGTATCTCTTCCGAACGCCGGACATTTGGCCCCTTGCGATCGTTCCGATCATCGTCGCATTGATACTCGCCGTCGTATTTGGCGTGGGTTCCGTGCAAGGTGCGCTTTGGCTCGTTGCCAAGTATATGACGAGTGACGAGCCGAGCGTCTACTTCACCATTGCATTGGTGATCGTCAAAATTCTTGCCGTTCTCGTGGCCCTTGCCGTCGCCCTTTTTCTCGCTTTTGCCCTCGGAAAACCCCTTTCCGGTCCAGTGCTCGAACGTATCGTTCGCCGCGTTTCGACCGAGCTCGGTGCGCCGGCTTGGCCGGCTCCGACGCTTGCACAAGACATTTTTCGTTCGCTCCAATCGAGCGTCGTGGCGCTCGTCTTTACAGCGCCCATTCTCGTGCCGCTCGTGGCCATTGGCATCATCGTTCCGCCGGCGGCGGTGATTACGACGCCGCTGCAATTCATCGTGACGGCCATGGGTGCAGCATGGGACTTTTGCGATTATCCGCTATCGATTCGCGGCACGCCGGTGAGCGATCGAATCGAGTTTGTCCGCAGAAACAAGCGAGCCGTCATGGGTTTTGGCATGGGGCTTGGGCTTTTGTTGCTTTTGCCGTGCTCGCTTCTCGTGGTGCTACCCGCGGGTGTCATTGGCGCCGCGCATCTCGCGGTCGTGCTGGAACGGTGGGAGGCGGGTGAGCGGCAGCGATTGTCGAGTGCAAGCGCGCAATGA
- a CDS encoding FG-GAP repeat protein produces MMMRDMRSFGVRCGIVAAMALATGCGGEPMDVGESDVDTALREDVTQSGARPPSKKRSAFSGAPSLEPQSNGPEVNALPQKKLLPSDGGIYDSFGVSVGISGTTAVVGAVFDDDMGGDSGSAYIFVDDGGVWAQEAKLIAKDGKPGDYYGISVAVSGDRALVGASEAAGSNGKTGAVYVYERANKVWSLKAKLVPSTGAAGDQFGYAVALEGNVAVIGAPSSDSIGTDGGAAYVFKFNGTSWTETSKLLPSAGGPFGYFGGAVALYGTTALIGAWDDGSGLDAGAVFAYGENNGIWIQQAHLTASDANTGDTFGYSVALYGNKAFIGAPYKDSNCIDSGAVYVFGRYSGQWCEEAIIMPKDKNAAQTFGSSVAVWGDMAAIGSFWDDDNGDYSGSAYAYQLIDDVWTEKFKYLPNDGLPGQLFGVAASMDGDRVIVGAYGDDDNGVDSGSAYMFSVLEDPDSPPPQAVHVDPPDAIDENVAGAQCSTRHLSPTNQSPWIIGIGLAALGMRRLSRKTIARS; encoded by the coding sequence ATGATGATGCGAGACATGCGGAGCTTCGGAGTACGTTGTGGAATCGTGGCAGCCATGGCCCTCGCGACGGGTTGCGGCGGAGAGCCGATGGACGTCGGAGAGTCCGATGTCGACACGGCCCTTCGAGAGGACGTGACGCAGAGCGGAGCGCGGCCACCTTCGAAAAAACGATCGGCTTTCAGCGGAGCACCTTCCCTCGAGCCGCAGTCGAACGGCCCCGAAGTAAATGCTCTGCCTCAGAAAAAACTGCTCCCGTCGGACGGTGGCATATACGATTCATTTGGAGTGTCGGTGGGCATCTCCGGAACGACGGCGGTCGTGGGAGCCGTGTTCGATGACGACATGGGCGGAGATTCGGGCTCTGCATACATATTCGTCGACGACGGTGGCGTGTGGGCGCAAGAAGCCAAGCTCATAGCCAAAGATGGCAAGCCGGGTGATTACTACGGCATTTCGGTGGCAGTCTCCGGCGACCGGGCGCTCGTCGGTGCGTCCGAAGCTGCAGGCAGCAACGGGAAAACGGGGGCCGTGTACGTCTACGAGCGTGCGAACAAAGTATGGTCGCTCAAGGCCAAGTTGGTTCCGAGCACCGGGGCTGCCGGCGATCAATTCGGTTATGCGGTCGCGCTCGAAGGAAACGTCGCTGTCATCGGCGCCCCCAGTTCGGATTCGATCGGAACCGACGGCGGCGCCGCGTACGTTTTCAAATTCAACGGCACGAGCTGGACCGAGACGTCAAAACTGTTGCCAAGCGCGGGCGGCCCATTCGGTTACTTCGGTGGCGCCGTGGCTCTTTATGGCACGACGGCACTCATCGGAGCATGGGACGACGGATCGGGCTTGGATGCAGGCGCCGTCTTTGCGTATGGAGAAAACAACGGCATTTGGATCCAGCAAGCACACTTGACGGCAAGCGACGCCAATACCGGTGATACCTTCGGATATTCGGTCGCATTGTACGGAAACAAGGCTTTCATAGGCGCACCCTACAAGGATTCCAACTGCATAGATTCGGGCGCGGTTTATGTTTTCGGCCGGTATAGCGGGCAATGGTGCGAAGAAGCGATCATCATGCCAAAAGACAAGAATGCCGCCCAGACATTCGGTTCGTCCGTGGCCGTCTGGGGCGACATGGCCGCCATTGGATCCTTTTGGGATGACGACAATGGCGACTATTCCGGGTCCGCGTACGCGTACCAATTGATCGACGACGTGTGGACGGAGAAGTTCAAATACCTTCCCAACGACGGCTTGCCGGGTCAGCTCTTCGGCGTTGCGGCAAGCATGGACGGCGACCGCGTCATCGTCGGCGCCTACGGCGACGATGACAACGGAGTCGATTCGGGTTCGGCATACATGTTTTCGGTGCTCGAAGACCCCGATTCTCCGCCGCCGCAAGCCGTCCACGTTGACCCCCCGGACGCGATTGACGAAAATGTTGCCGGCGCCCAATGCAGCACGCGCCACCTGTCGCCCACGAATCAATCCCCGTGGATCATCGGCATCGGCCTCGCCGCTCTCGGCATGCGTCGTTTGTCACGTAAAACGATCGCTCGTTCGTAG
- the deoD gene encoding purine-nucleoside phosphorylase, with translation MSTPHISAKPGDFADVVLMPGDPLRAEHIAKTYLQDARLVTSVRNMYGYTGTYQGKPISIMGHGMGIPSCSIYATELVREYRVRALIRIGSCGALAPAAKLGDVILAMAGSTDSKVNRMRFLDHDFAAIADYELLVTAGLVAKERQIPVHVGNVMSTDFFYHPQTNLLDVAEKMGILALEMEVAGLYGVAWEYGAKALGMLTVSDHLRRNEHMTTEQRQTSFDSMIRLALETAVRA, from the coding sequence ATGTCGACTCCCCATATCAGTGCGAAACCAGGAGACTTTGCCGACGTCGTGCTCATGCCCGGCGATCCATTGCGTGCCGAACACATCGCCAAGACGTACCTCCAAGATGCCCGCCTCGTAACATCTGTGCGAAATATGTACGGCTATACCGGAACGTACCAAGGCAAACCCATATCGATCATGGGTCACGGGATGGGTATTCCGTCGTGCTCCATTTATGCCACCGAGCTCGTGCGGGAATATCGAGTTCGCGCGCTCATTCGTATCGGCAGTTGTGGAGCTCTCGCGCCTGCGGCCAAGCTTGGTGACGTCATTCTTGCCATGGCCGGGTCGACCGATTCCAAGGTCAATCGCATGAGGTTTTTGGATCACGACTTTGCGGCGATTGCGGACTACGAATTGCTCGTGACTGCTGGGCTCGTGGCGAAGGAGCGACAAATTCCGGTGCACGTGGGCAACGTGATGTCCACGGACTTTTTTTATCACCCGCAGACGAATCTGCTCGATGTGGCAGAAAAAATGGGCATCCTGGCGCTCGAAATGGAAGTCGCCGGCCTCTATGGCGTGGCTTGGGAGTACGGCGCAAAGGCGCTCGGTATGCTCACCGTGAGCGATCACCTTCGACGAAATGAGCACATGACCACGGAACAGCGGCAAACCTCTTTCGATTCGATGATTCGCCTTGCGCTCGAAACGGCAGTGCGCGCATGA
- a CDS encoding nucleotidyltransferase domain-containing protein codes for MNSVTLVNDDPILDRFVNLLVHEHECHTVILYGSRALGLHSADSDYDLLGIRQNGEDTRDARFVDGVFLDAFIRSEKSIEARAHAFLHVRGGVPLLDPHGIGARLLSEIALALESPPPEIPRAEIDARRTWCTKMLGRIRRATPDDVEAHYRRHWLLVELLELYFVLRGRHYLGSKESFRWLFENDEAAWWAFAAALAPEANIQDIDMLVGLVLEMPS; via the coding sequence ATGAATTCGGTCACCTTGGTAAACGACGATCCCATTCTCGATCGATTCGTCAATCTGCTCGTTCACGAACACGAATGCCACACGGTCATTCTTTACGGCTCGCGAGCGCTTGGGCTGCATTCGGCCGACAGCGATTACGATTTGCTGGGTATTCGTCAAAATGGCGAAGACACCCGTGATGCTCGTTTCGTGGACGGCGTTTTTCTGGATGCTTTCATTCGTTCGGAAAAGTCCATCGAAGCTCGGGCGCATGCTTTCTTGCACGTGCGCGGAGGCGTTCCGCTTCTGGATCCTCACGGAATTGGCGCGCGGCTATTGTCAGAGATAGCCTTGGCGCTCGAATCACCGCCTCCGGAAATTCCGCGCGCCGAAATCGACGCGCGTCGAACGTGGTGCACGAAGATGCTCGGACGAATCCGTCGCGCTACGCCGGACGACGTCGAAGCGCATTATCGCCGCCATTGGTTGCTCGTCGAGCTCTTGGAATTGTATTTCGTCCTTCGCGGTCGTCACTATTTGGGGTCCAAGGAAAGTTTTCGATGGCTGTTCGAAAACGACGAAGCGGCTTGGTGGGCATTTGCGGCGGCGCTGGCTCCGGAGGCGAATATCCAGGACATCGATATGCTCGTGGGGCTGGTGCTAGAGATGCCGAGCTGA
- a CDS encoding DUF4435 domain-containing protein: MSLSALKGPGEVETEILFSRIGGYSGAFLVVEGDDDSRFFRGRITRNACEIVIAGGKPAVEGGIQRLDAKQFRGALGVCDDDCASLNGCRLPSTNLIYTESRDLDASLVRSSALERLLAEYGDSHAIKRFEEKHGAVRDNLLRIALPFGQLRWLSARDGIGIGFSNLRPFRFIKPNWSFNPDELFDAAANQVAMDMAKLKALVDTLPTVDPWLVCQGHDLIDILAIGLRRGTLGSRNPGSEQIAAILRASLDNADWLASQLAKNIRQWEANNAPFRVL, encoded by the coding sequence ATGAGCTTGTCAGCACTCAAAGGTCCGGGAGAAGTCGAAACCGAAATCTTGTTTTCGCGCATTGGCGGCTATTCAGGCGCGTTCCTCGTTGTTGAGGGTGACGATGACAGCCGGTTTTTTCGCGGTCGTATCACGCGAAACGCTTGTGAAATCGTCATTGCGGGCGGGAAACCTGCCGTCGAGGGAGGCATTCAGCGCCTCGACGCAAAACAATTCCGCGGTGCCCTCGGCGTCTGCGATGACGATTGTGCTTCGTTGAATGGGTGCCGACTTCCATCGACGAATCTCATTTATACAGAGTCACGGGATCTTGATGCATCGCTGGTTCGCTCATCTGCATTGGAACGACTTCTTGCAGAATATGGGGATAGCCACGCAATCAAACGTTTTGAAGAAAAACACGGTGCCGTGCGTGACAACCTTCTACGAATCGCCTTGCCGTTTGGGCAGTTGCGGTGGTTGTCAGCACGAGATGGGATTGGAATCGGCTTCTCCAACCTTCGCCCATTCAGGTTCATAAAACCAAACTGGTCGTTCAACCCGGACGAACTCTTCGACGCTGCGGCAAACCAGGTGGCCATGGACATGGCAAAGCTAAAGGCGCTGGTCGATACATTGCCTACCGTCGACCCCTGGCTCGTGTGTCAAGGGCACGATCTAATCGATATTCTTGCTATCGGCCTGCGCCGCGGAACTCTGGGTAGTCGCAATCCGGGAAGCGAGCAGATCGCGGCCATTCTACGCGCATCGCTCGACAATGCCGATTGGCTGGCGAGCCAGTTGGCCAAGAATATCCGTCAATGGGAAGCCAACAATGCCCCGTTTCGTGTACTCTGA
- a CDS encoding AAA family ATPase: protein MGERLQRTATTNAPVLRVKRVKVEGLFGLYNHDIPLNLDDRVTIVHGPNGVGKTVLLKLIAAVFSGEYEQLAKVPFKQLSIEFSGDGLLSLIPDKFGDERDNDNQPILVSLKSGTKTRDGTITIEKAKPAITSFAWDAIWEPFGRHGQSPFQGKPSGATDAARRIMGPKWLTDLRTRVQVHLIETQRLLRMNFVDERGAFIPTVREYARDLHARITEALARYATESQSLDQSFPQRLLKTRGQTGLVSSDLKSRMSALNDKRAQLQKIGLLDAATSSPFEIESLDVLDPVQSNVMSLYVEDTQRKLEVLGDLSRRITLLLDNVNGKFRNKSIQISRQEGFVVLGHDGAPIEPDSLSSGEQHELVQLYDLLFRVKPGTLVLIDEPELSLHVLWQKKYLPELLEIAKTAEFDAIVATHSPFIVGDRSDLMVPLTADIDT, encoded by the coding sequence ATGGGAGAGCGGCTCCAGCGGACGGCGACAACGAACGCCCCGGTCCTTCGCGTAAAACGCGTAAAGGTCGAGGGTCTTTTCGGCTTGTACAACCACGACATTCCGTTGAATTTGGACGATCGGGTAACGATTGTTCATGGGCCGAATGGTGTTGGGAAAACGGTATTGTTGAAGCTGATAGCGGCGGTATTTAGCGGCGAATATGAACAACTGGCCAAAGTGCCATTTAAACAGTTGTCAATTGAATTCTCTGGCGATGGGTTGTTGTCGCTAATCCCAGACAAATTTGGCGATGAACGTGACAACGACAATCAACCCATATTGGTATCATTAAAATCGGGAACCAAAACCCGCGATGGCACGATAACAATCGAGAAAGCGAAACCAGCAATTACGTCATTTGCTTGGGACGCCATCTGGGAGCCATTTGGGAGACACGGACAGAGTCCCTTTCAGGGAAAACCATCCGGTGCTACCGATGCGGCACGGCGAATTATGGGACCAAAATGGCTCACGGACTTACGCACCCGTGTTCAAGTGCATCTAATCGAAACTCAGCGCTTGTTACGAATGAATTTCGTAGATGAGCGCGGCGCTTTCATTCCAACTGTGCGCGAATACGCGCGTGATCTGCATGCACGCATCACCGAAGCGCTCGCAAGGTATGCTACGGAATCCCAATCACTCGATCAATCTTTTCCGCAACGATTGCTCAAGACGAGGGGACAAACTGGGTTGGTGTCTTCGGACCTCAAATCGCGCATGAGTGCTCTGAACGACAAGCGGGCACAATTGCAAAAAATCGGCCTGCTTGACGCGGCAACGTCCAGCCCCTTTGAAATCGAGAGTCTTGACGTACTCGATCCCGTACAAAGCAATGTGATGTCGCTTTACGTCGAAGACACGCAACGGAAACTTGAGGTCCTCGGTGATCTGTCCCGACGCATCACGCTGCTTCTAGACAACGTGAATGGGAAATTCCGCAACAAATCGATCCAGATCAGCCGACAAGAAGGGTTTGTCGTTCTGGGACATGATGGCGCGCCGATCGAGCCTGATTCGCTTTCCTCGGGGGAGCAACACGAGCTCGTGCAGCTTTACGATCTGCTCTTCCGCGTCAAACCCGGGACACTCGTGTTAATCGACGAACCCGAGTTATCATTGCACGTCTTATGGCAGAAGAAATATCTGCCGGAGCTGCTCGAAATCGCAAAGACAGCAGAGTTCGATGCAATTGTGGCAACGCATTCGCCGTTCATCGTTGGGGATCGTTCGGATCTCATGGTGCCACTCACGGCGGACATCGACACATGA
- the hemE gene encoding uroporphyrinogen decarboxylase yields MFDRFLRACRREETDVTPVWFMRQAGRYMAEYRALREKHTLLELCRTPELALEVTLQPLRLGMDAAILFADILLPLEPMGAPFTFAKGEGPVIHEPVRTREAIEKLRIIEPEEGLGYVLEAIRLIRRELEGKTPLIGFAGAPFTIASYLIEGGRSSDYFHAKQMMWGDPALFSLLMSKISEVVRRFLRAQIQAGAQAVQLFDSWAGALSPADYREHVAPHVSHILRDVETMGVPVIHFGTNTATLLEAQRDAGGTVIGVDWRTPLAEGWKRIGYDHAIQGNLDPLLLCAPRDVAAKRARAILDEAAGRPGHIFNLGHGIIPQTPVDNVKALIDVVHEYRPKSAS; encoded by the coding sequence ATGTTCGATCGGTTTTTGCGCGCTTGTCGCCGCGAAGAAACAGATGTCACCCCCGTGTGGTTCATGCGTCAGGCCGGCCGTTACATGGCCGAATACCGCGCACTTCGCGAAAAACACACGCTCCTCGAATTGTGCCGCACGCCCGAGCTCGCACTCGAAGTCACCCTTCAACCGCTGCGCCTCGGCATGGACGCCGCCATCCTCTTCGCCGACATCCTCTTGCCGCTCGAACCGATGGGCGCCCCGTTCACGTTCGCCAAAGGCGAAGGCCCCGTCATCCACGAGCCCGTACGCACGCGCGAAGCCATCGAAAAACTGCGCATCATCGAACCCGAAGAAGGCCTCGGTTACGTGCTCGAAGCCATCCGGCTCATTCGCCGCGAGCTCGAAGGAAAAACCCCACTCATTGGATTTGCCGGCGCGCCCTTTACCATCGCCAGCTACCTCATCGAGGGCGGTCGCTCGTCCGATTACTTTCACGCCAAACAAATGATGTGGGGCGACCCTGCGCTTTTTTCGCTCCTGATGAGCAAAATCTCCGAAGTCGTTCGCCGCTTCCTGCGCGCGCAAATCCAAGCGGGCGCGCAAGCCGTGCAGCTCTTCGATTCCTGGGCCGGCGCACTTTCTCCCGCTGACTACCGCGAGCACGTCGCGCCTCACGTCAGCCACATCCTTCGCGACGTCGAGACCATGGGCGTGCCCGTCATTCACTTCGGCACGAACACCGCCACGCTCCTCGAAGCGCAACGTGATGCCGGTGGCACCGTGATCGGCGTCGATTGGCGCACTCCGCTCGCCGAAGGTTGGAAGCGCATCGGCTACGATCACGCCATCCAAGGCAACCTCGATCCGCTGCTGCTTTGCGCTCCGCGCGATGTTGCCGCCAAACGAGCGCGCGCGATCCTCGATGAAGCCGCAGGACGACCCGGCCACATCTTCAACCTCGGCCACGGCATCATCCCTCAAACGCCCGTCGACAACGTCAAAGCTCTCATCGACGTCGTCCACGAATACCGCCCGAAGAGCGCATCATGA
- the hemG gene encoding protoporphyrinogen oxidase, translating to MTSRHIAVLGGGITGLTVAYRLLSSDKREGLSVTLIEAKPRLGGNIITERRDGFVVDGGPDSFVAAKPQATALCKELGLGSRLITTTEKNRRVYLLRHDKLHSLPEGLVLTIPTRFLPFATSPIFSWRGKARMGLDLALPRRPNTQGDESVGSFVRRRLGQEAVDVLADPLLGGIYAGDIEKLGIRSTFPQLAELEDKHGSLIRGALAQRRKAVRGAPPPSPFHSLEGGMGELVDALEASIRKAGGNIIVGAPIISMAPPSERSSGRWTLRFRSSDGAEESLIVDGVVMTTPAHVAASVCEPFDAELGDMLRGIPYLSTATVALAYPRSAVPHPLDAVGIIIPKDERRRILAATFISSKWKARAPEGSVLLRVFVGGHRDPSRLASTDDELASLAREELGRLLGVQAEPLFTRVFRYDQANAQPIVGHADHVQRIRQRAERHPGLWFAGAAFDGVGIPDCVRQANDAAELVLRSKI from the coding sequence ATGACGAGCCGTCACATCGCGGTCCTCGGTGGAGGCATCACGGGCCTCACGGTCGCGTATCGCCTGCTTTCATCGGACAAGCGTGAAGGTTTGTCCGTCACGCTCATCGAAGCCAAGCCGCGCCTCGGCGGCAACATCATCACCGAACGTCGCGATGGGTTCGTCGTCGACGGCGGCCCCGATTCGTTCGTCGCAGCAAAACCGCAGGCAACCGCGCTCTGCAAAGAGCTTGGCCTCGGCAGTCGCCTCATCACCACCACCGAGAAAAACCGGCGCGTGTACCTGTTGCGCCACGACAAACTACACTCGCTCCCCGAGGGCCTCGTACTCACCATCCCCACGAGATTTTTGCCGTTCGCCACGAGCCCCATTTTTTCGTGGCGAGGGAAAGCTCGCATGGGCCTCGACCTCGCCCTACCGAGGCGCCCGAACACGCAAGGCGACGAATCGGTCGGCAGCTTCGTCAGGCGCAGGCTTGGACAAGAAGCGGTCGACGTTCTCGCCGATCCGCTTCTCGGCGGCATCTACGCCGGAGACATCGAAAAGCTCGGCATTCGCAGCACGTTTCCGCAGCTTGCCGAGCTCGAAGACAAACATGGCAGCTTGATTCGCGGAGCGTTGGCGCAGCGCCGCAAAGCCGTTCGTGGTGCTCCACCTCCAAGCCCCTTCCATTCGCTCGAAGGCGGCATGGGCGAGCTCGTCGATGCGCTCGAAGCGAGCATTCGCAAAGCGGGTGGCAACATCATCGTTGGTGCTCCAATCATTTCGATGGCACCTCCATCCGAACGATCGTCGGGACGATGGACCCTGCGTTTTCGCTCATCGGATGGTGCGGAAGAATCGCTGATCGTCGACGGTGTCGTGATGACCACGCCTGCGCATGTCGCGGCGTCCGTGTGCGAGCCTTTCGATGCGGAGCTTGGCGACATGCTTCGCGGCATTCCGTACTTGTCGACGGCCACCGTTGCACTTGCGTATCCACGATCCGCCGTGCCTCATCCGCTCGACGCCGTGGGCATCATCATTCCGAAGGACGAGCGTCGTCGTATTCTCGCGGCCACGTTCATCTCGAGCAAGTGGAAGGCGCGAGCTCCCGAGGGATCGGTGCTCTTGCGCGTATTCGTTGGAGGTCATAGGGATCCGTCACGTCTTGCGTCGACCGACGACGAGCTCGCATCTCTTGCGCGTGAAGAGCTCGGCCGGTTGCTGGGTGTGCAAGCGGAGCCGCTTTTCACGCGTGTTTTTCGCTACGACCAAGCGAACGCGCAGCCTATCGTGGGCCATGCCGACCACGTGCAGCGCATCCGGCAGCGAGCCGAGCGGCACCCGGGCTTGTGGTTTGCCGGCGCAGCCTTCGATGGCGTGGGGATTCCGGATTGTGTTCGGCAAGCGAACGATGCGGCGGAGCTCGTTCTGCGAAGTAAGATCTGA